CCGGGATCGAACACGCGAAGTGAGTGTGCACTCCCCCGCGAGGGACCGACCGCGGCCGCCGCAGGCACAGGTCGACGTCGCCCGCGGCGAGGACTACTTCCTCCTCGCCCTCGCGCCGCACGGGGAGGTCGAGGTCGCCCTCGTAGAACTCGCGTGCGGGGCCGAGGTACTTCACCTCGAGGCCGAGTCGGGAGAGCCGCGTCAGCATGGCTCGGGGTACTCGGAGGAGGGATAAAGAGCCGTCGGCGCGTCCTGCCGCAGGACCCGCGTTTATGCGGCCCGCGTCCGTACGACCGTCCATGCCACATCGCGTCGACGAGCGCGCGACCGACTTCCGCGAGATCGACCGCTTCGACGGCGGCGTCGGCTGGATCGCCCACCCCGACGAGACGATGCAGCGAGCGAGCCACGCCCTCGAAATCGAGGGGGAGGTGTGGGTGATCGACCCCGTCGACGCCGCGGAACTCGACGACCTGCTGGCCGAGTTCGGCCCCGTCGCCGGCGTCGTCGTCTGCCTCGACCGGCACGTCCGCGACGCCGCGACGGTCGCGAACCGCCACGACGTCCCCGTCTACCTCCCCGACTGGTTCTCCGGCGTCGCCGAGGACGTCGACGCGCCGGTCGTCCGCTTCGGGAGCGAACTGGCGGAGACGGGAATCGAGGCCCGCCCGGTCCACCGGAGCCGCTTCTGGCAGGAAGTCTCACTCTACGACCCCGAGCGCGGGACGCTGGTCGTCCCCGAGTCCGTCGGGACGGCCGACTACTTCCTCGCCGGCAGCGAGCGCCTCGGCGTCCACCCGATGCTCCGGGCCGTCCCGCCGCGGGAGGCCCTCGGCGAGTTCCACCCCGAGCGCGTCCTCGTGGGCCACGGCGCGGGCGTGACGACCGACGCGGCGGACGCGCTCCGGACGGCCCTCGACGGCGCGCGGCGGCGGGCGCCGCTTGTCTACGCGACGACCGCGCGGAACCTGCTGCCGTTCTGACCGGGGCCGGCGTGCGTCGGGCCGTACACATAACTTCTCCACCGCCGTACGTCGACCGTGGTCTACGCAACGCGCGGTCTCGTCGACGTCCTGACCGACCTCGCCGCCGACGCCGACCCCGACCCCGTCTCGACCGGAGTCTCGGCGACGCCCGCCGGCGACCTCGCCGGGGCCGACGGGCTCCCGCCGGAGACGCCCGTGTTCACCGACTTCGTCCTCCCCGACGTCGGCCGCTCGGTCAACGCTGTCTTCGGCCTCGAACTCTCGACGCCGGCCCCCGGCGCGCCGGCGCGGTTCGTCTCCCACCCCGTGGGTGAACTCGAGGTGACGAAAGCCGACGACCTCGCGCAGGTGGTCTTCGTCGCCGTCCCGCCGTGGGGCGCCGGCGAGGCCTCGTTCGCCGCGTTCGGTCGCGGCGGCGAGCGCCTCCCGCTGGAAGTCGTCGACGCCGAACCGCCCGTCGAGTCGTTCGCGGCGCGTGAACGCTAGTCGAGGTAGCCGAGCCCTTTCAACTGCTCCGTGATCTCCTCGAACTCGGCTTCGGTGAGTTCGCCGGAGCGCTGGTGCTGGATGACGATGCTGCGCAGCAGGAAGCGCACGAGGTCGCTCGTGCTCTGAAAACTCGTCCCCTCGATGGTCTCCTCGACCCGCTCGGCGAGGTCCTTCGGGATCGAGACCGTGGTGTACTCGGTCATACCGGGTACGTTCGGCGGGGGCGTGAAAAGGATTGTCGACGGCCGGGACCGTTCGGGGCGGTTTTTTGTGATCGGCTCCGTATCACTCGCGCATGGGAGTCCGGCCACCAACGAACGGAGACGACGACGCGACCGGCGGGATCGAGTTCGGGATCGCCGCCGTCGACGCGCTGCTCAAGCGCTCGGAGCTCTCGTTTCCAGCTTCGAGCGACGACGTCGCGGCCGAACTCGGCCACGAGCGCGTCCCGTGTGACGCCTACGGGAACGACGTCTCGCTCGGCGAGGTCCTCGCCGAGGTCGACCGGGATCGGTTCGACTCGCGACAGCAACTGCTGAACGACCTCCACCCGGTCTTCGAGGAGTACCGCAAGCGCCGCTCCGGCGGCGTCGTCAAGCAGGTCAGGTCGCTGTTGCCGTTCTGA
The Salinilacihabitans rarus DNA segment above includes these coding regions:
- a CDS encoding ribbon-helix-helix domain-containing protein, whose product is MTEYTTVSIPKDLAERVEETIEGTSFQSTSDLVRFLLRSIVIQHQRSGELTEAEFEEITEQLKGLGYLD